Proteins encoded by one window of Sphaerodactylus townsendi isolate TG3544 linkage group LG02, MPM_Stown_v2.3, whole genome shotgun sequence:
- the LYPD6B gene encoding ly6/PLAUR domain-containing protein 6B — MKECYALMCRSSMALFCHMLAIALVHIFITSAPWILAKNINFYNVRLPVDPTPFPSSFKCFTCDSVVDNYNCNRWAEDKWCPQNTQYCLTVHHFISHGRSTSVTKKCATREECRFVGCHHHRETGHMECVSCCEGMICNVDLPTNHTNAVFAVVHARKTSSSGGKSVSMLLLVSVITTYLL; from the exons ATGAAAGAGTGTTACGCTTTGATGTGCAGGAGCAGCATGGCCTTATTCTGTCACATGTTGGCTATAGCTTTGGTTCACATCTTCATAACTTCAGCCCCCTGGATCTTGGCCAAGAACATCAACTTCTATAACGTGAGACTGCCAGTAGATC CTACTCCGTTCCCAAGCAGCTTCAAGTGTTTTACTTGTGATAGTGTTGTGGACAATTACAACTGCAACAGATGGGCTGAAGACAAATGGTGTCCTCAGA ACACACAGTATTGTTTGACTGTCCATCATTTCATCAGCCATGGAAGGAGCACCTCTGTCACCAAAAAATGCGCTACGAGAGAAGAATGCCGTTTTGTTGGTTGTCACCATCACAGGGAAACTGGTCATATG GAATGTGTCTCCTGCTGTGAAGGGATGATCTGCAATGTAGACCTGCCAACGAACCACACAAATGCTGTATTCGCAGTTGTGCATGCACGGAAGACATCAAGCAGCGGCGGGAAGTCTGTTAGTATGCTGTTGCTGGTCTCAGTCATCACAACTTACCTGTTGTAA